In Glycine soja cultivar W05 chromosome 10, ASM419377v2, whole genome shotgun sequence, the genomic stretch ACATTGAAAATgaagtatataattaattattattgtactTTCCACAAATATATAACGACTATCATTTAGCTCTCAAGTCTAAATAATTGAATGGAAAATAAAAGTATACTTGCCCCTAAAATGATGGTTTAGCAGCACCTGGAGTCTGGACCCATACATGAGACGGGAGGCTTCTAGATTTAACTCAACTCCCACGAAAGTGTAATGAATGTCCCTTTCCATGTATAATCTGGATCCACATTGTtgtaatttttctaaattaaaagttaaaacaattcCGATTTTCTTATGCTCTCGTTTTTGCACTTCTTTCATACCTTACTTTTATTTATCTCTATCTTCTaacttctgtttttccttttccAATGGTCTTATATGCTGGATATACAACTCCTTTAATTTGAGCAGGAAGAAGGTATAGTTTGATgataataaaatgtatatatttttataatgaatttaattgaCATATATTCTTAGGATAAAAAGTGTTattcaaaaaacatttttttttatgtatcttACGGGCTTAACTTAACTCAatcttataaaatcaatttttaaggtAAAAGATGTTTTCTACTTcaattttaacaatattttaagtCAATGTGGGACTTAAAATTTAccaataaatatgatttttttaatatgaatttaaattaattattgtaaaaatggaaaaactttttatatataacagtTTATGATAAAAAGacagtctaattttttttatacaatcattgcttgtgattaaattttttttaaaattaacataaaaagtatatatactatatatgatatatatgataagtaacactttaataataataatttataataggtCTTACATATgggacttttttattttaaaaagttttaggAAAAGAAAACGAAAAAGTTGCTCCACTGATTCTTTGTATtagttttctcaaattttgactaattcttgaaattcaattttttgtccttttgatcaattgattttttttttatcaattctttGAGATGACGGAATTGATGAAGTAACTAATTTGAATTAACCTGTCAAACTAACTGGTCCAATCTTAATAATCATGTAAAGGATGATTActcaaactaaaaaataaaaataaaaatccaaatcaATTAGTCGGAGATTATTTCAGCTTTAACCAGAGATACGAGATTCTAATACACAAATATGTGTAAATGATACATCTGgtttaaaaaaacacacacacacaaaatatcTTGTTTACCTGGGTCATTTGGAACATACAGTAATAGATAAATTTCTTGGGCATATACAAACAGTTGGTACCCTCAAGATTCTCTCCTGCAGCAAGACGACCCGATCCAAGTACTTGATCTGACCATGGCCACACAAAATAAAGGTTAATTAACGCGAGCGATTCGGATTAAAGACGCGTTCAATATCATTCTTTTGCGCCTCTTGCAATTTGAAAGTTATTAGTTATTACTGATGTGTTGTTTTTCGATCCTCGCATGTATATGCAATTTCTGTTCGAGGTATTGTAgacattaattaaatatgaatacTCCTTACAAAAATTCACACTTATCCTCGCATGTATATGCAATTTCGTCCATACAGCGCTTATCCTTCGTGTTTCTCTTCTTACGCCgcttctttttcctcttcctcTCACCATatacttcttcctcttcctcccaCCGTCGTTGGTGTTCGTGCTTCTTCCTCCTTTTTTGCTTATCATTCGTCTTCCTCTGTGTTCGTGTTGTGGTTGTTGCTGTTGGTGGTTATTGGTCTTCATAGCAGagttcttcttctccttcgttGGGTAATCTTCTTCGAGGTAAGTGGTCTGTTTCCTcttaagtcattttttttttgaagtgttGAATGattatttcctttttatgaTATTGCTGCATGATTGTATTGTTTTATGTTAttggtttttgttgtttgttgttgttggtcttggtttttttttaagctttgtCAGACAAAATGACGTGTTGTGAGAAAAAAACCCATATAGATTATCAAtttgtatggttttttttttacttttataaattatttaaaaaaaaattctttttatttttggtaaaatttatttaagttattattaaaaataattatttttttattgttggtaaatttttgttaatatttttaaaaaagtttattttgtgTTGTGGCCATCcgtatggtattttttttaattaaaaaataacaaactggaaattatatttaaattttttttgttgcaattaaaaaaaattcatgtgagttatttttaaaattttgttaatagttgttatgaatcataaaaattattttagttatttattaaaatttaattagtgtTATTGTCATACAGATTTGATATGGATTGGTTCTATATAAACCACACGGATCATTGACCGTAtgagatttttatattaattacaaataataaactggaaattatgcttaatttttttttgcatttttgtaaaaattcttgagttatttttaaatttttataaatgttgTTATGTATGGTAAAAAAACTTgttgtattttattaaaatttaattaatgttttggcCATACGAATCCATatggtattttttataaaaaacattaagttttttttaaatggtgttatgtttggtaaaaaaaaatgtagttattttttgaaatttatttttattttagtgattttgttaaaaaaaattagtgtagTTATTTTCTAGTGTATTGTAATCATTTGTGAAATTTAATCAtgtattgaaattttattatgtatggaCTTATTTGTTTAGTCTTCCTTTTATATAATTTGGttagttttgtttatttaattatgtatgataatATAAGATTAGATTAAATTTCCCAAgtaagattagattagatttccCAAATTGAGACTAAGATTAGATTAGATAAGATTTCCAAAACTAAgactatatttaaattaattaaaatttgttagttataaaaataattcaattgaaaattataaataattgaaaattattatacaaaatattgaaagaaatattttaattgtataacaaatttgtaagttattaaaaatgattgaaatcaaatattaaaatatattcattttggtagttttattacttaaaaaattgacttttaatacttttaaaataattttaattttgttagttactTTAaacattattgaaataaaatttattttattacttttaaaattttttgaaacaaccattgaaaataatttaaattaagtttaaaacaattgttgaaaacaaaatttaaaaatatatttttcatttaaaaatgatttaaataaaaatgtaaaagattttaaaaagttagtaaaaaaaatattgtaacatTGTTCAAACCAAAACTGAAAAATGattgaatgaaaaattcaaaatattttgacatttttagatattaaaaaatgctttaagaaaatattcaaaataattaaacatgtgaaaaaatgattgaatataaaaaacacGATAAGTTTTGTGCAGATAATGGTTAGAACTAGAGGTCTCGGTCGTGCTTTATGCCGAGCAATAAGAAAAGTCCTGGGTGTTACTctctcttatggaagaacggtaAGCATGTCTCacattgtaaatttgtttgattgttgtataattattgtcattgtactccttcaaggtcaacaaaatttttcttggcttcaccatgGACTTCGTCTTATCAGCAACAACAATCTTCTCATCCTTTATTAGTCGACCCACATATGGATGTCTAACTAATGACtttgtcatttcatgattgtgaatctcacaaattaactttGCCATCTATCCTTCTCTTCCCAAAATTGGTTTCACACACAACTTAAACGGACATCCACATTTTCTACTGCTAGTGCATGTTTTTACCAAATTATGTTTCTTAGGCCTATACTCACCACTTCTTTCACAAGCTATCAACAAAAATATGGCTCTTCCTCGAACACCAGTATTGGTGTCTGACCTTATTATAACGACaacaaatccaatttcatgagcTAACGATTGAGCCCAATGTAAAACTTCATCACGGCtagcaaacaaccaaaacacaatcaaataaggAAGGTCTGGCATGAGTAAACATCCatgtaatataattattgtaccaacaacaacaaattacaTAAATACCTGAAAAATATTAAAGGCATTAGAATAATCAACGTGTTCTATTTTAACGTCAGCATCTTTCTCATTTTCAACATTCATATCAGCTTCTTCAGACATCATACTATTATACCCACTGGTCTTTGTCCatcttaataaaacatttaacaaattcaattcaatgacgaaaaaatatacaattaccTCATTTGTTATTGGCACAAATATagttgtttacaaaaaaaataaaatttactacacattttcattaaaatgtcatataaacctaataaatacatcattcaataaaatacataattcaattaaacatgtaaatacataatcattgtcatataaatttgtttaattattaatttttaagcaatataatgttagttaattattaatcattagcATTTTTTTCACCATTCTAATTActtaatacatttttatatcactataaaaaataatatcaccaaATCAAATTTTCTGAAATTACTAAAAGtagtacaaaaaaaattaaaaaattaataataattaaattaacaatatttaaattgcaatttaataaataaaataaaaaaaacaatttgtatGTTCATACGGACTACTAATCCGTATGAACCAtacagattgacaatccgtatgaaccatacgaattgtcaatccatatctgtttatacggattgacaattctTAGGTTCGTAAATTTTTTTTCGTGTACCTCTTTTTCTTGGGCGACGAAAACCAACAAAAATTCACCGTATACTCCTAAAAAATACACATACACCATCGGAGATCAAATACGCTTCGAAATCGACCTTAATGGAAGCAACTTACACTAAGTGACGGAGATTTTGTGAAAAGAAAATGGCGCTGTGGAAATGAAAAACTCCTCCTGCTATTTGTAACCGAAAATACCCATGGCATTTTTGAAAATTGCTGGGTACCCCAGAAAAAATGCTGGGTGCCCCAAGCAATTCCCCTCAGGTATTTGTTTCCTGCACGATCCAGCACTTTCCATTATATTTAGAAAAGCCCATTCCAAATGCATTAGGAGAtgcaggataaaaaaaaaattgcaggaCTCAAATACCGCCAACTCATGTGGGATGTAAAAGACCTCAGATTTCAAGGTTGGGCTTTTAATAGATGAGTTTGGGCTTGACCCTTGCAGTGTCACTGATGCCGACTTTAAATTAGCCTTTCAGGAGAAGCAAtggcttttttcttctttttttttgttacaaaggcCGTGTAAGAATGGTAGGAAACCGTACGACTAGGGCATTTATTTCCTACATTCCCGTAATTGTTTCCTGCACCTTATTGCATTCGGAAATGGATTTTCTAGAATACAATGTGAGCTAGACAATATAGTAGTAGGACTGCAAAATACAATGGTCTAGAGTAGTGGTTTAAATGAGTCTAGTCGATTTGGgcaatttagttttatttctgtaaaaaaatactttactcTAACTtaactcatttatttaaataagtctAACTTTAACTtgttaaattaaactaaagttTGAACTTGACTTGTTTGTTTAGCTCATTTtacttaatgtttttaaaattatttttaactttatcaATTTAGCAttcaataaaacattaaatactAGATAATAATCTACAAATAGAAATATATGTTAAACATACGATATGATATTGTAGGATCTATATGATAATAGATGATAGGTTTGTCTTGATtttggtattattttttaaatttttttatagtatgctatttattttaattgttacacTGCCCcccttgttcaaaaaaaaatatttctttaaataaatgtaaataataatacaatatttttttttgtaaaaaaaaattacagaataAATTTCctgttgttcattttttcataatattttaaaattatttacttaaaaatttatatccgttaaaaattattattttaaaagaagaatttaaaataattttcaagtgatctttattaaaaatttcaaaagtgCCACATGTTAAGCTTAAAAATTCTGTGTCAATTagtaaataaactaaatttagCTTTAAGTTTGCAATACAGATGTAACCTTTTTCACCCCATTCGTCCTTGTTAGCATATTGAAAATATAACAAGTTAACAATAGTAATATAATAGCGTTTAGtatattgaaattattaaattttatatgttctacaatataaaatattcacaTTGTcagtatatttaattaaaatctaaatagatgtgaattttataattaacaaaaataaaattaaaaaataataaaaaagcaaaCACAGCCTATCTTTCTtctattaatatatttcttttattttacttctAAGAAGTGAAAAAACAATATAGACGATGAGTGGCCGCCATGAGATTCAGAATATATGGATGAGCTCTCTACTTTGGTACAttgatttttattcttttatgaactacttttttttttataagttttatgaACTACTTTTATTATCTCAgtttaacataattaatttttaaatgtaccCAGGTCAATGTAAGAGATTTAtccttaaaattgatttttttttttttaaaaaaactttatcaaTACACAAAATCACAACTGACCTTTTCCATCCAAGCATTTTCCTTTCCCAACATGTATTTGTAAAACTTGTGGAAACAGAagtatgataaaataatttttaaaaaagtttaataaattttataatttttttggcaataaattattgttttctatTAAGCAATTACGTTTCATGTCAcgtcataatttatttaaacataaGCGTTTTCTTAGAAATCCAAACTCAAGCTTCTCATTAAATTAAAGCTCACCACTTAATCAATGCTTTTGAcactttttaattcttttattacaTTCTATCTTAACCATTTGTAACAATGCTCTCGTTATTCtcgtcaatttttatttaatgagaataaaaaattaaatttattagtcATTACACGAAAGTCtcaatttttcttatctttacaAATTACATATTCTGTGTTgcacttgaaaaataaaatatacaaaagtgGGAGTCCAAGAAAATGATGGCTCTCGTTGTGCAAACATTAGTTGGAAAGAATTTTTCCATAGATCCAATCCAAGAGCCTACGCccagaaattttttattgtaataatcACATGAAAATCTAGACTTTTGACCACTTTTTTCATAAAGTCCAAACCCATATGTACAAACAAGGAAAGATCAAACAAGAGTATATTTGTCCTTAAAGATTATACTTTCCCTCCAATATGATTCTTTCCACTTCTTTTTGACTACCACTCCCCCCCAAGTCCAAGATACTCATTTTCTTTCCAGAATAATGAAGGAACAAAAGGTCAATTGGTTCACTATGGGCTCACACTTCAGTTCAAATGTTTCGCTTtctcattcaaaaaaaaaacaccatccAGATCCCCAAGAGTAAAGTGTGAGACCCCATATGGCATTAACTTTGCCTTTagtttttttaacctttttacAATGTACAAAACATCTATAATGCTACTAACACCACCTTGATTGATCCTCCTATTCCCCCATTGCCAAAATTTCTTCTCCCTCCTTACACATTCCCAAAACAAAAGGCTCAAATTCTGTTTTTGTTGTTCTTTTCTGCGGCAATAGAGAGAAGCCTTGAAACACCTTGAGTCCACACATCATATTCTCTCTGATTTCTGCACTCAAATTCCACAAGACCACGCATCACTGTTTTCAACCCAAAGTAGCGGCGATCCTCACCACCTTCAAGCAAGTGGCGACCAGGCCAAGCAGGTACATCTTTGATCACTTCAAGCACCACATCTGTGAATGAATTCAAAAGAATGGATATTAAATATTTGGATTAAAGAAGAACCAACACTTTTGATCTTTCACAACTTTAGTAGCTATGACTTTCACAAATCCCCAAAACGGAACAAGACCCACCTCCAAATCTGTTGTCAAATAATTAGAGTTTGGAGCAAGACAAAACTAATGAAAactcactctttttcttttttgtgatgGTCCCAGCAACGTGCCTGCTCTTCATTTTCAATATAaccttcacaaaaaaaaataaaaaattaaaacttcaaaAAAGAGTTAAAGGTTGCAGTTTTCTAAGGAACCAAAGTAAGCTAGATCCCCTCACTCCATCATACAAAAGGCCCCCACCTCTTAACTTTTTCCACAATCATGTTTACAGCATATCATTAGACAGTTTTAATACCAATCGATGCCCAAATAATTACGTGGTTAGTTAGTTATCCTCTGAAATCAAAAGTACATCATTCTGGAACATgggtgaaaaataataaactcaccTGATTCATCCTGTTTACATACACAGATACAACCTTCCAATGAAGATCACCTGCACACAATTCTCTCATCAGATAAAATCCCTTTCCATTGACTAAACCCCATAATCCTAAAAATATACTAAGCCAAGCAAAAAATAACTACAACTTCTTTCTCTCCAAGACAAACATAATAACATAGGAAGGTAAATCATATACACCTTTGCGTGTGCGTTTGAGGAGTTCACAACCTCTGGCTAATAATTCTCTACTGCATATACCCAAGAAATTTTCTTCAGGGACAAGTTCACCGCTGAAGCTACTCTTAGAATTTCCATTACTTgcgttattgttgttattatgtCCACCAGCTACTGCCAAATTTTTCTCCACAGGAATCACTGCTGCAATATTCCACACTTCCTTCAGGGCCCTCGCTTTCAATGTCGCAGCCCCACGCAAAGCTGCAATTCAATTCCAAACCACAAAAAAAACACGCGCCAAAAATATCAACACAcaaaattttccattttttcccaTCAAAATTCACACAAATTTCGCAGAACAGAATGTTCCTTCAACATGTCATTCACACTTCATTATCATAACTTAACCCGTACCTGTGGCAGCCGCAGCAGTCAGAGTCATAATGTCACCGGCGGATCTCACATTCACGGAGGAGCTAACCACCGACGCAAGGTGCTCACGCTCCGCCCCCAAAGCCTCCGCCGCCTCCACGCACTGCGCCGCCACCAGCGTCGCTGCCGACGCCACCGCCATGTCGGTCTTCGCCATCTGCTCATCCTTACCAGCCCCGGACGTGGCGGCGGTGGCTGCAGCAATCGCGGCTATCGCCGCAGCAACTCCGGCCACCGACACCGCCGCGTGGAGCTGAGCATTGTGCGCCCTGGtctcctctttcttcttctccttcctgTCCTTGAGCCACCTCCCCACCGTCTTCCCGCCGCCAGGCGCGGCGGCGGTCGCGGTGGTTCTGAAATTAAGACTTAAACTGCTGGCGATGTTGTTGGCGCGGGTGTACTGCAAGGAGGATTTCGTAGAAGCCATTGACACAAAAcggaagacaaaaaaaaaaatacaacataagacattaacaaattaatcttaaaaatattcGCTTGTTGTGTCCTCCACCAAGACAAAGGTTGTAAGTAACTATTCGTACAACGTGAATGACATTGTCACGCACGCGTAGGTTAAACTTACCACCGGCGTATGTAACATTAATACGGCAAGGTAAGAGGGACTAAGTTTGATGCAGTGCCTTTGCGTAGCTAAATTTGGATTTTCAAGGACAGTTAACAGGTGCTACTCAACGTTGCTGTTCTAACTAATTTTGTAGTAACCAATTAGAAGAAAGCCTAAAAATAGAGGATCAATTCATCTTTCACACGCTTTCTGTTCAACTTAatcatcccaaaataaattcttatgttcaatgattatttaatttagttgGAGGGAGAATGATGATTAAATTAAAGGGGGTTTGGTTTGCTTTTCTTTGGATAAAGAGAAAGTTGAGAGACATGGTTGGTTATAACCGAGTGATGATGttttggtttattatttttatttttatggtgCAGGaggtaaaaagtaaaagaaggTGTATGTAGCAGTAATGTTGATGTACCTTGATATCGTCGATTTCAGAAGGAGAAACAGGAGGACTATCGGTTAAGGAGCCACAACTTTGGGTTCCGTTAAGAGGGCCACTGCTATGAGAGAGTCTCCCTGAGGTTCGTGGAGATACCTCCTGCTGAGAAATGAGAAAATCACATCACAATAAATGCGTTAGATTAATGAAGGATATAAAGAAAGCGTTTTTTTAAATGGAAAACAGAGTGAAGTAAACAATAAACAGAACAAACAAAAGAGGTGAAGAAGACAAAGAAAGCTAAAAACCAACTAGCTTGCTTTGTGCCACtgacaaaaaaaacaacacTACTGCAGTCCATTCTttcagggtttttttttttgcagggcACTGGAATATGATTCTCACTTTCAAGTTTCTACTCtgacatggaaaaaaaaaaaacattattactatGATGCTGTGTTTGGAAGGAAGGCTCACGGATTGTGACATGATTCGTTCCATGACCATTTGGGAGGTTTCGGAGGAGGCGAAGGAAAAGGGGTTCCCGGAGACGGTGGCGGAGGATTCTTCTGCTTCGCCTGCGATGTCTTCCGGTATGGCGACGACGGCAGCGGTGCCATTGGAGAGGGTGACTTTAGAGAGCGCCGGAGAGAGAGCTTTGGAGACTTCGTGAGCGGAGACGCTCCAGGAACGGGAGAGGAACTCCATGGGCTCGCGCGGCGTCTCCGGCGGCCGGAAAATGCCGGAGTGAAACGGGTCGGGTCGCCAGGGTTCGGTTTGGGCTTTGTCCATtctgagagagagaaagagcaaCTGAAAACGTGGGAGTTGAAAGAGAAACGAAGTGTGGTGAAAGTGTGGGGTGCGGTGTTTATAAAGAGagtggaaaaaagaaaaagagaaaaaggctTACTGCAAGAGAGACAAAGCAGCCGATTGTATTCTATTCTATGTCAGTCAGTCTTCTTCCTCAGTCCTAATAAAAAGGTCAATATTTTGCATTAAAAAAGAAACCAACAAAATGTCTTAAACCACAAAAAGGATCAGATTAGATTACATGATTATAGAAATGGCATTTAACATGAATTACATATTTGTCTAATTCTACTACAGTCATCTTATTATTCCTTcagagtaatattttttttctcacaatattattctttttatcattttttcattATGTGCTAtctctttattaattattatatgtatAACTTATACTGATGATTCTTTGATACttgattatgtttgtttttctttaaggGTCACGTGTTGTTATAATTGTAAGCTTGGTTACTTTAGTGGGAGTAATGTTGTTATTTCGTTCGGAacgttaataataaattaaaatggtttCACTAGTTAAAATAAGATTAAACAATGATTtcagtaactttttttttccgttacaatttaaaatgattcgtTTTCTCAAAAGTATTAATTGACTGTGCAAGGAGCTGGATGTCATattatggggggggggggggggggggggaatgtAGTGTGTGCTTGCGCCTTCgcctaaaaattttaaaattgttaattgtGTACAAGTTCGTGCTTTGTGAAATTAATCCGAATTTTGTTTTCGATGTTTTAAGGCACTATAAGTTCAAAATCCATTTATTATACacacagaaacaatttttttttcttgtattttaggaATTTGTGtgacagaaaataaaaacgaaGAAAGAGGAGTGGTGAGCTATAGGTACGTAACGTGGGTGTTGAGGTCCACGGAATAAATGGTACGGCAATATGAATTGAATTTGGAAGAGGCTACACTACACTCAGTCCATAAAGCTCAAATCCACTCACACTTGTTTTGTTTGTTCTCTTTCTTCCAGTCTCTGCCAAATTAAAGACCTGCTCGATCCCTCGTTTTCGTCCACCTAAAGAAACAACCACCTCCTTCCACTCTCATACTACCCCCCCTTCTTACTTACTTTCTCTGCCAACAAATCATTCCATGCATTATCCTCTATACGTACAAATCAAAAAGGAgtattataaaatcattttctgTTTCGATCagtttgtattttatatttctttttaattctttaaagaaCATCAAAAATAATTTCTCTAAATTCAATCTTAACCAAACATGCATCTTGGGTTTTGGTATTTATTacgaataaattattttttggctcttcaaaaaaatatcttaattaaacaTGCGATAATATATAATTCGATTCGTGGCGTTGTCTTCATTACACTAGTTATATTTCATTCATGAGGTTAAATCGAAATTCATCTCTGTAATAAATGCACCTTTGCTCGAGTAGAGTGAACATAAATAGGCCAAGGGATGTAATCAAAAGCAGAACTAACAACAATATGTTGTCCCAAAGATCGTTATTTATGAAATCCCTGAgatgtaatcaaaataaatgaTCTAGTACTGCATTCATTAgttcttatttatatattgtcTCTGCAAATGGAAATGCTACTATTTTTTTACTGTAGTAAACAATGATGTGAATTTTTTAGTCTAACAGCGTCAACAATATACTGAATAGTttataa encodes the following:
- the LOC114372677 gene encoding VAN3-binding protein-like isoform X2 encodes the protein MDKAQTEPWRPDPFHSGIFRPPETPREPMEFLSRSWSVSAHEVSKALSPALSKVTLSNGTAAVVAIPEDIAGEAEESSATVSGNPFSFASSETSQMVMERIMSQSEVSPRTSGRLSHSSGPLNGTQSCGSLTDSPPVSPSEIDDIKYTRANNIASSLSLNFRTTATAAAPGGGKTVGRWLKDRKEKKKEETRAHNAQLHAAVSVAGVAAAIAAIAAATAATSGAGKDEQMAKTDMAVASAATLVAAQCVEAAEALGAEREHLASVVSSSVNVRSAGDIMTLTAAAATALRGAATLKARALKEVWNIAAVIPVEKNLAVAGGHNNNNNASNGNSKSSFSGELVPEENFLGICSRELLARGCELLKRTRKGDLHWKVVSVYVNRMNQVILKMKSRHVAGTITKKKKNVVLEVIKDVPAWPGRHLLEGGEDRRYFGLKTVMRGLVEFECRNQREYDVWTQGVSRLLSIAAEKNNKNRI
- the LOC114372677 gene encoding VAN3-binding protein-like isoform X1; the protein is MDKAQTEPWRPDPFHSGIFRPPETPREPMEFLSRSWSVSAHEVSKALSPALSKVTLSNGTAAVVAIPEDIAGEAEESSATVSGNPFSFASSETSQMVMERIMSQSQEVSPRTSGRLSHSSGPLNGTQSCGSLTDSPPVSPSEIDDIKYTRANNIASSLSLNFRTTATAAAPGGGKTVGRWLKDRKEKKKEETRAHNAQLHAAVSVAGVAAAIAAIAAATAATSGAGKDEQMAKTDMAVASAATLVAAQCVEAAEALGAEREHLASVVSSSVNVRSAGDIMTLTAAAATALRGAATLKARALKEVWNIAAVIPVEKNLAVAGGHNNNNNASNGNSKSSFSGELVPEENFLGICSRELLARGCELLKRTRKGDLHWKVVSVYVNRMNQVILKMKSRHVAGTITKKKKNVVLEVIKDVPAWPGRHLLEGGEDRRYFGLKTVMRGLVEFECRNQREYDVWTQGVSRLLSIAAEKNNKNRI